The genome window TGCCGGAGTTGGTTGCGGCGATCGACGAGTTCATTCGGCTCAATAACAAGAACCCCAAGCCGTTCGTGTGGACCAAAACCGTCGACGACATTCTGAAGAAGATCAAGCATTGTAAAGCCATGATTGAGACACCACACTAGCCGGGGCCTGGGAGGGGCTCAGGCATACAGCGAGTATTCACAGAAGGTTACAGACTTCGCAGCCATTCTTCCCAGCATTGTTGATGCCATCAGCACCGAGGCGCAGCGGTTCTATGACCAGCATTTCTCCACCGGAGATCCAAAACAAGTTACTCTTAAACTAGGCGTCACCACGCCACCTTCCTTTACGGGAACAAGCCAGCAGAGTAGCCAGTTTACGATTCCTGTCGTGGAGTTCGGCGTCCAGATCGGCGGCAAGACAGTCAATCGGCCACAGGCATTTCTCAACGAAGCCAAACTGACACAGCTTGCTCTATCTGTCCGTTTTGCTGCCTCGCTGGTGAATTTGCATGAGTCCGATCTCAAGCTACTTGTGCTCGACGACCTCCTGGTGAGCCTCGATATGAGCAATCGGATGAAGGTCGTAGAGATCCTCCTGTCCGAGACTTTTAGCGGCTACCAAAAGATCATCCTCACCCATGAGTTCGGGTTTTTCCGAGAATTCCGTCGCAAACTTGGCTCGGTGCACTCCGATTGGTGTTTTCTTCGTCTCGAAGGCAACGCCGATAGCAAGATCAAAACCAAAATCGAGAAAACTGACATCCAGAAGGCCGAAGAGTACCTTCACGGCTACAACCTCGACGAAGCCGCTCTTTGTCTGCGCAAAGCGTGCGAGGATACTGCCAAACGCTTCATCAATCACAACGAAGTCGTTGCCACCAAAGAGTTTGTTGGTCTCGCGGAAGCGTTGCGGGCCGCTCGTACCAAGGTACTATCCGAGTTGCCCGTCAACCTCTATGAAAAGGTCCTGCGCAACACACCGGATGCCTATCGTCAACTACTGGTCTCCTCAACAGACGACGACCTTGAAACCAACGCGGCGCTTGATAAGCCCACAAAGGGCCGCCTCAAAACCAACCGCGAGCGCCTCCGCCGTTTGGTCAAAGACGACAATGTCGAGCGTCTCCGGCAGGTCAAATTAATCGATGACATCCTTGCATGTACCGAGCGAGTCCTCAACCCAGCTGCACACTCCGGTAACCCACCGCTTTACGAAAAGGAGGTGCAGGATGCCTTGGCTTTAGTTAAACAGCTCGAATCTTCTCTCCTTGTATGAGTGCATGTATCTGGGAGAGTTGGAAACAGGTGACCTAATCATTCTATGAAGTTCTATGTCGGCGTAACAGACAACAAGTGGTTTGAGTTTCTTGCCAGCCGAAAACCTGATGAGGTCAATTTCTGGCGTCCCGGCGGAACCGGCTCATTTCAGGCAATTCCGCCTGGCGCGCCTTTTCTTTTCAAATTGCATAGCCCTGATAACTTCATAGTTGGGGGAGGTTTTTTCGTCAAACACTCCAACGTGCCGTTGTCCTTGGCATGGGAGGCGTTCGGAGAAAAGAATGGCGCTGTATCTCTTGAATCTCTGAGGGCGCTGATCGACAAATTCCGATCAAACAAGCCTCGCGAGCATGACCCCGTTATCGGCTGCACTATCTTAGCCAACCCATTCTTTCTTCCAAGGCAAGATTGGATGTCTGCCCCATCCAACTGGGCGCCGAGCATTGTCCAAGGCAAGAGCTATGAAACCGACGAGTCCATTGGCGCTGGAGTATGGGCTGAAGTTCAGGCCAGGCTTCGTATGGGTGACGCGGTAAAGCCTCCAGTGCTAGAGGGTGGCGCTTCACGGCAGGCCGAAGAGGTGGCTCGATATGGTGCTGAATTCTTAACAAGGGCAAGACTGGGCCAAGGAGCCTTTCGGGTACTTGTCACAGATGCTTATACTCGACGGTGCGCCATCACAGGCGAGCGTACTCTTCCTGCGCTTGAGGCCGCTCATATCAACCCGTTCGCGAAATCTGGTCCAAACCAGACGGCTAATGGTTTGTTGCTTCGTTCTGATCTGCACAAGCTGTTCGATCTTGGCTATCTCTCAGTGACTCCAGATTTAGCGGTCGAAGTGAGCAGGAAGATCAAAGAAGAGTTTGATAACGGCAGGGACTATTACGCCCTCCACGGCCGAAAGCTCGTAGTTGTCCCGCCGACGGTTAAGGACCGCCCTTCAGTTCAGTTTTTGGCATGGCATAACAGCAACGTGTATCTCGGGTGAGTGAAGAGAGGTCTCCAATGCTTAATGAAAGCGTCATGACAGCCTTGCTGGAGTTTCGGCGCAAACGAGACTGGGAGCAATTTCATAAGCCCAAAGAACTTGCGAGTGCGCTCACCATTGAGGCTAGTGAGTTGCAGGAAGTGTTTCAGTGGAAAACAGACGAGGAGGTGACGCGCCTTCTTAGCAGTTCTTCGCGAGAGAAAGTGTTGGACGAGATCGCCGACGTGGCGATCGTCTTGTCTTATTTGTGCCATGACTTGGGCATCGATTTGAATGCGGCAGTTCTCTCGAAGCTTCAAAAGAATGAAGCCAAGTATCCCGTTGAGAGGTCCTATGGTAACGCTAAGAAATATGACGAAAGATGAGGCGAGAGCTAGGGGCTGGATCTGGGGCTGGTAAGTGGATAGAAGCCGGAGAGTTCAGATCATGGAACCTGTACGAATCTTTGGAGTATTCAGAGTATGAGCAAGCCTAATTCCAGTCAAAGCGCAATAAGTGAGGATGAACAACGTCTCGTTCGTCTGTTTCGTTGTCTCACTAATGAGGCTCGTACCAAAACGTTGCAGCGTCTAGGTAATCGGTTGATGATGGAAGCTGCAATCGATCTGGATGTTTCTTCCTTCAAAAGTCCAGAAGAAGCTGCACGAGAAGAGTTGCAGGAAGAAATCGATGATCGTCTGAAACGGCTGATGCCAGTCCATTGTGTCCTGGTGGACTTACTAGACTATGACTATGATGTAACCGAGTATGGTTGGCGGGATGCAAGCATTTCCATCGCCGAAGTTATTCTGGGATCAGGGGAAAACGACGATGAGTTCGCCGATATGCTAGTAGACGCATATCTGCAAGGCGCAAATAGATATGATGTCCCATTACCCTGTGACTTTGCAGAGCCTGAGATAAGCCGAGCAGAGGCTGTCCAAGACATGCGTCAATACTTCCAGCAGGAGGCCTTAACGTTCATTAAAAAGTGGAGAGAGAACGTTATCCGACAGTTTGAGCAGGCACCATGATAAGCCCGCTTCTAAATTGGGAGACTGGATATGAAGCGGGATGAAATTTTGCGCATCATCGAAGAGAAGTATAAAGATTATTGTGACCGCATCGTTCAAATGGTTCGGGACCTGCCTGATGACTGTCGACAAAGCGGAGATGATTCAGTTCTTGAAGACGTTTGGGAGGAGTTTAAGTGCCAGGTGCAGCGAGATGAATCTGCCGTGTTTGGAGCCTATGAGGGGACCATCTCTGCAATATGTCAGAAGCTGGTGGATACACTCCCACAGCATGAACAGGATTTACTCTGGCAGGTATCGGACGGCTACTTCAATTGGGACGAACATTCCGGGCCTCCAAGCAAAACCGCTGATGTGGTCAATGAATTGTATAGCCGTGTTTGCACTCGGGCATCCGACGAGGATTTAAAACGGGATCCCGATGCGGAAGCGGAAGATGACTGAGTAGGGGGCAAGAGCTGAGTGCTCTTCGAAAGTACTGAATTGATATATACAGCTCAGGGTTGAGCCTGGAGGCTCCGATGTGGATCCTGGTTC of Nitrospira sp. contains these proteins:
- a CDS encoding HNH endonuclease produces the protein MKFYVGVTDNKWFEFLASRKPDEVNFWRPGGTGSFQAIPPGAPFLFKLHSPDNFIVGGGFFVKHSNVPLSLAWEAFGEKNGAVSLESLRALIDKFRSNKPREHDPVIGCTILANPFFLPRQDWMSAPSNWAPSIVQGKSYETDESIGAGVWAEVQARLRMGDAVKPPVLEGGASRQAEEVARYGAEFLTRARLGQGAFRVLVTDAYTRRCAITGERTLPALEAAHINPFAKSGPNQTANGLLLRSDLHKLFDLGYLSVTPDLAVEVSRKIKEEFDNGRDYYALHGRKLVVVPPTVKDRPSVQFLAWHNSNVYLG
- a CDS encoding nucleotide pyrophosphohydrolase is translated as MTALLEFRRKRDWEQFHKPKELASALTIEASELQEVFQWKTDEEVTRLLSSSSREKVLDEIADVAIVLSYLCHDLGIDLNAAVLSKLQKNEAKYPVERSYGNAKKYDER